A genomic region of Caldicellulosiruptor acetigenus contains the following coding sequences:
- a CDS encoding MogA/MoaB family molybdenum cofactor biosynthesis protein, whose translation MSFTFAVITCSDKASRGERDDLSAKVIIDILSAQGFTNVFYKIVPDEKEMIKEAIVQAQESGANLILTTGGTGFYTRDVTPEATLEIVEKQTPGISELIRYETGKINKRSYLSRAVSGIYKNSLIINLPGSPKAVKECLEAVLPILEHGLNILLENEKECGSES comes from the coding sequence ATGTCTTTCACATTCGCAGTAATTACATGTTCAGACAAAGCATCAAGAGGAGAAAGAGACGATTTGAGTGCAAAAGTAATAATTGATATATTATCAGCCCAGGGTTTTACAAATGTATTTTATAAGATTGTTCCCGATGAAAAGGAAATGATAAAAGAAGCCATAGTCCAGGCACAAGAAAGCGGAGCAAATCTAATCTTGACAACTGGTGGAACAGGATTTTACACAAGAGATGTGACACCTGAGGCAACACTTGAAATTGTCGAAAAACAAACACCAGGCATTTCAGAGCTTATAAGATATGAAACGGGAAAGATAAACAAGAGAAGCTACCTTTCCCGTGCAGTGTCAGGAATATATAAAAACAGTTTGATAATAAATCTTCCAGGTTCGCCAAAAGCAGTAAAAGAGTGCCTTGAAGCAGTTTTGCCAATTTTAGAGCATGGCCTAAATATTCTTTTAGAAAATGAAAAAGAATGCGGAAGCGAAAGCTAA
- a CDS encoding cyclic pyranopterin monophosphate synthase MoaC/MOSC-domain-containing protein gives MEFTHIDKDGLPKMVDVTSKEPSFRVARASGKIFVGKDVIEAIENGLLPKGDVFATAKIAAINAAKKTSELIPLCHNIFLSFVDVSYKINREEGYIEAVSEVKTEAKTGAEMEAITAVVIFLETVYDMCKAVKKDMVITDIRLIEKSGGKSGHYIFESENKTAKVVSINISRQKGTPKEPVSEAILIEDYGIEGDAHAGSSHRQVSLLDISSIKKMQQYGLKGLCFGKFAENITTENLDFQKISLGTKLKIGDNVLLEISQIGKKCHGSGCEIAKSVGVCIMPKEGLFAKVLKGGKIKAGDIIEIINE, from the coding sequence ATGGAATTTACGCATATTGACAAAGATGGTCTTCCTAAGATGGTAGATGTTACGTCAAAAGAGCCAAGTTTTAGGGTTGCGAGGGCAAGTGGGAAAATCTTTGTAGGAAAGGATGTTATTGAAGCAATTGAAAATGGGCTTTTACCAAAAGGGGATGTGTTTGCAACTGCCAAGATTGCAGCTATAAATGCTGCTAAAAAGACATCCGAACTGATACCTCTTTGCCACAACATATTTTTGTCTTTTGTTGATGTTTCGTATAAGATAAACAGAGAAGAAGGGTACATTGAAGCGGTATCAGAAGTAAAAACTGAGGCAAAAACAGGTGCTGAGATGGAAGCAATCACAGCCGTTGTCATTTTTTTAGAGACAGTGTATGACATGTGCAAAGCGGTAAAAAAAGATATGGTAATTACTGATATAAGGCTTATAGAAAAATCTGGAGGGAAATCTGGACATTACATTTTTGAGAGTGAAAATAAAACTGCAAAGGTTGTGTCAATCAACATCAGCAGACAAAAAGGGACTCCAAAAGAACCAGTAAGTGAAGCCATTTTGATTGAAGACTATGGGATTGAAGGAGATGCCCATGCAGGGTCTTCTCATCGTCAGGTAAGTCTTCTTGATATCTCAAGCATAAAGAAGATGCAGCAGTACGGTCTCAAAGGCCTTTGTTTTGGAAAGTTTGCAGAGAACATTACAACAGAAAATTTGGATTTTCAAAAAATTTCACTTGGGACAAAACTTAAAATAGGAGATAATGTGTTACTTGAAATAAGCCAAATAGGGAAAAAGTGTCACGGCAGTGGCTGCGAAATTGCAAAGTCTGTTGGGGTTTGCATAATGCCAAAAGAGGGTCTTTTTGCAAAAGTATTAAAAGGTGGCAAGATCAAAGCAGGAGATATTATTGAGATTATAAATGAATAA
- a CDS encoding molybdopterin molybdotransferase MoeA: MKDYHFSAVLPQHARACIQEILKKYLVLEEEEISLYDAKNRFVAEDYKAIHTSPPADVAAMDGYAVMAEETFDAYDTNPKYLENFKTVQTGESVENFNAVIPFEDVQVEGGKIKIFQSYYPRQNVRSQGEDIKEGEMIIKKGELLTFFDKVYLKAGGWLDVRVYKMPKVAFVPTGDELVDRIEKVGQLVEFNSVIFSELLSQYGFEITIFRPVANNLNVLKETLKKLLDEFDIVFVNAGSSKGDKDLTHEAIQSLGKVTVHGIAIKPGKPTVIGEVNGKLVMGLPGFPVSMFFVLKEIFLKAFFEAYLLNPKEKSYFAVLERRIGSDVGAEEYIRVQVENKDGKNHARVLKRGASVISSLIRADGYIVVPVNVDVVEEGSLVEVKMI; this comes from the coding sequence ATGAAAGATTATCATTTTTCTGCTGTGCTTCCCCAGCATGCAAGAGCTTGTATCCAGGAAATTCTAAAGAAATATCTGGTATTAGAAGAAGAAGAGATTTCATTGTATGATGCGAAAAATAGATTTGTTGCAGAGGATTACAAAGCTATTCACACATCTCCACCTGCAGATGTTGCTGCAATGGATGGATATGCTGTGATGGCTGAAGAGACATTTGACGCGTATGATACAAATCCAAAATATCTTGAAAATTTCAAAACTGTCCAAACAGGGGAAAGTGTTGAGAATTTCAATGCGGTTATTCCTTTTGAAGATGTCCAAGTTGAAGGCGGTAAAATAAAAATTTTTCAAAGCTACTATCCGCGTCAAAACGTTCGTTCACAGGGCGAGGATATAAAAGAAGGTGAGATGATAATCAAAAAAGGTGAGCTTTTGACATTTTTTGACAAGGTATATTTAAAAGCTGGTGGGTGGCTTGACGTCAGGGTTTACAAAATGCCAAAAGTTGCTTTTGTGCCAACTGGGGATGAGCTTGTTGATAGAATTGAAAAAGTTGGACAGCTTGTTGAGTTCAATTCGGTGATTTTTAGTGAACTTCTTTCCCAGTATGGCTTTGAAATTACCATTTTTAGACCGGTTGCCAACAATTTAAATGTTCTTAAAGAAACTTTGAAAAAACTTTTAGACGAGTTTGATATTGTGTTTGTAAATGCTGGGTCATCTAAAGGTGACAAGGATTTGACACATGAGGCAATTCAAAGTCTTGGTAAAGTCACTGTCCATGGTATAGCTATAAAGCCTGGAAAGCCAACAGTCATAGGTGAGGTAAATGGAAAGCTTGTAATGGGACTTCCTGGTTTTCCTGTCTCCATGTTTTTTGTTCTCAAAGAGATTTTTTTAAAGGCTTTCTTTGAGGCATATTTGCTAAATCCAAAAGAAAAAAGCTACTTTGCTGTACTGGAAAGAAGGATTGGGTCGGACGTTGGAGCTGAAGAGTATATAAGAGTACAGGTTGAAAACAAGGATGGCAAAAACCACGCAAGAGTTTTAAAAAGAGGAGCAAGCGTGATTTCAAGTTTGATACGGGCAGATGGATATATAGTTGTGCCAGTAAATGTGGATGTTGTGGAAGAGGGAAGTTTGGTTGAGGTAAAGATGATTTGA
- the glp gene encoding gephyrin-like molybdotransferase Glp, with protein sequence MKVLKTYFEVFEILKNEFCDFNLESEKVSIQEAVFRIVAQNIVSGIDVPHFDKSTVDGYALRCEETFEANDENPAVFEIVGEVKTGEVPDLQIQKGQAARIFTGGYVPQNANAIVMLENTIEEDGKLYVFKPAKPGENILRKGEDIKKDSIVIKKYQKLEPAQIGVLAAIGKKDVEVFKKIRVGIISTGDEIISQDEKLDSAKIYDVNSFTLYTSCYKEYALPKMYGIVKDDFEALKDALFKALQENDIVLISGGSSVGTYDNTLKAIESLKDSKVLVDGVSIKPGKPTIIAKVGTRAVFGLPGHPVSCLFIFNFFVKRLIDIILHQQDTSRKVLAKMKTSIATSSGRTEFVFVKLHFGDEILAEPLYGKSGSINLLNNASGYIRVDATKTGIKAGDIVEVILI encoded by the coding sequence ATGAAGGTATTAAAAACGTATTTTGAGGTTTTTGAGATACTCAAAAATGAGTTTTGTGATTTTAATCTTGAGTCAGAAAAGGTTTCTATCCAAGAAGCAGTTTTTAGAATTGTAGCTCAAAACATTGTATCAGGAATAGATGTTCCTCACTTTGATAAGTCCACAGTTGATGGGTATGCCTTGAGGTGTGAAGAGACATTTGAAGCAAATGATGAAAACCCGGCAGTGTTTGAAATAGTGGGCGAGGTGAAAACGGGTGAGGTACCAGACCTTCAAATACAAAAAGGACAGGCTGCAAGGATATTCACAGGAGGGTATGTACCGCAAAATGCCAATGCCATTGTGATGCTTGAAAATACCATTGAAGAGGATGGAAAACTCTATGTTTTCAAGCCAGCAAAGCCTGGCGAGAATATACTTAGAAAAGGTGAGGATATAAAAAAAGATAGCATTGTCATCAAGAAATATCAAAAACTTGAGCCTGCTCAAATTGGTGTGCTGGCTGCAATAGGGAAAAAGGATGTGGAGGTTTTTAAAAAAATAAGAGTGGGTATCATCTCAACCGGAGATGAGATAATATCGCAGGATGAAAAACTCGATAGTGCAAAGATTTATGATGTGAACTCATTTACATTGTACACATCATGCTACAAGGAATATGCTCTTCCAAAAATGTACGGGATTGTAAAAGATGATTTTGAAGCTTTAAAAGATGCCCTCTTTAAAGCTTTGCAGGAAAATGACATTGTTCTTATTTCAGGTGGAAGTTCTGTTGGCACATACGACAACACTTTAAAGGCTATTGAGAGCCTAAAAGATTCCAAGGTGCTTGTTGACGGTGTTTCAATAAAACCTGGCAAGCCAACAATAATAGCAAAGGTTGGAACAAGGGCAGTTTTTGGACTTCCTGGCCATCCTGTGTCTTGCCTTTTTATATTCAACTTTTTTGTTAAAAGGCTCATTGACATCATATTACATCAGCAGGACACTTCAAGAAAAGTTCTTGCTAAGATGAAGACAAGCATCGCAACTTCATCCGGCAGAACAGAGTTTGTATTTGTAAAGCTTCATTTTGGTGATGAGATTTTAGCTGAGCCTCTTTATGGAAAATCAGGTTCGATAAATCTTTTGAATAATGCAAGTGGATATATAAGAGTTGATGCAACAAAGACCGGTATCAAGGCAGGAGATATTGTTGAGGTGATATTGATATGA
- a CDS encoding ATP-binding cassette domain-containing protein: MIEVVNVKKSFENRELFECKNLTFEKRGLYIVKGPNGCGKTTFLKMLFGKDKEYSGRIHNLFKKNIMLPQQPYFFKGSVEYNLAVALSHEKLKTSQQVLKMFGVPIKANINQLSAGQRQLVSFLRAFYVPSDVLFLDEPDSFLDKDVKEFVYKLIEDEAQKRCIIVVTHHQGAALKGNVIRFENGQIIKEGELYK, translated from the coding sequence TTGATTGAAGTGGTAAATGTAAAAAAGAGTTTTGAAAACAGAGAATTGTTTGAGTGCAAAAATCTCACATTCGAAAAGAGGGGGCTTTATATTGTAAAAGGACCAAACGGTTGCGGGAAGACCACATTTTTGAAAATGCTGTTTGGAAAAGACAAAGAATATTCAGGGCGGATACACAATCTGTTTAAGAAAAACATTATGCTTCCGCAGCAGCCATATTTTTTTAAAGGGTCTGTTGAATATAATCTTGCAGTTGCTCTTTCGCATGAGAAGTTAAAGACTTCCCAGCAGGTTTTAAAGATGTTTGGTGTTCCTATTAAAGCCAACATAAATCAGCTCTCAGCTGGGCAAAGACAGCTGGTAAGTTTCTTAAGAGCGTTTTATGTACCTTCTGATGTACTTTTTTTAGATGAGCCTGATTCTTTTCTTGACAAAGATGTAAAAGAGTTTGTGTACAAACTTATAGAAGATGAAGCACAAAAAAGGTGTATAATAGTTGTAACACATCATCAAGGTGCAGCTTTGAAGGGCAATGTGATACGTTTTGAAAATGGTCAGATTATTAAAGAAGGGGAGCTCTACAAATGA
- a CDS encoding ABC transporter permease, whose amino-acid sequence MLANVVLSTLVVCIPSTFLAVLIGVPAGYFLKIKRFKYRKMIVRIVYTLSGLPPVLAGLLVYILLSRKGPFGFLDILFTKWAMIITQVILIVPIVMLYTLSGLKNIDRVLENLDYLSVKGRKRYTAIVREYSKEIIYAIVLGLSRAISEVGGVLIVGGNIEGSTRILTTAIIFEITKGEFSNALMLGLVLLAISFTFNTILQILQGDVFD is encoded by the coding sequence ATGCTGGCAAATGTAGTTCTTTCAACCCTGGTTGTATGTATTCCTTCGACATTCTTGGCAGTTTTGATAGGTGTTCCTGCAGGGTATTTTCTTAAAATCAAAAGATTTAAATACAGAAAGATGATAGTTAGAATAGTTTATACTTTATCGGGGCTCCCGCCAGTCTTGGCGGGGCTTCTGGTTTACATATTACTTTCCAGAAAAGGTCCTTTTGGTTTTTTGGATATACTTTTTACCAAATGGGCTATGATAATTACCCAGGTAATATTAATTGTTCCTATAGTGATGCTTTATACCCTGTCTGGACTTAAAAACATAGATAGGGTTCTTGAAAACTTGGATTATTTGAGTGTGAAAGGACGCAAGAGATATACAGCCATTGTGAGGGAATATTCAAAAGAGATAATATATGCTATTGTTTTAGGGCTTTCAAGAGCAATCTCTGAGGTTGGTGGAGTTTTGATAGTGGGAGGTAACATAGAGGGAAGCACACGGATTTTGACAACAGCCATAATTTTTGAAATTACTAAAGGTGAGTTTTCAAACGCTCTTATGCTCGGGCTAGTGCTGCTTGCCATCTCATTTACTTTTAATACAATTTTGCAAATATTGCAGGGTGATGTCTTTGATTGA
- a CDS encoding extracellular solute-binding protein, protein MKTQRYLKNVVAFFVLICVFGVSIFSGTASVKYKIATTTSIYDSGFLDFVTPAFEKKNNVKFNFISVGSGQAVKIFKNGDADGIIIHEKSFLNELKKEKLINGYTAFVSNYFILVGPKDKKDLFKKVKSVQEAFALIRKNNFKFVSRADNSATYIRELGIWKLAKVQPDFGGYIKSGQGMGMSLNLANEKKAFILTDEATFYKMKDKLESLDVIYQNPKEQVLTNIYYFAYSPKKAELSKFASYLKSKEFKNLVSSFNQKFFKKEIYRIVK, encoded by the coding sequence ATGAAAACACAAAGATATTTAAAAAATGTCGTTGCATTTTTTGTTTTGATTTGTGTGTTTGGAGTTAGTATTTTCTCTGGGACTGCTTCTGTTAAATACAAGATAGCTACAACTACAAGTATATATGACAGTGGTTTTTTGGACTTTGTTACACCTGCATTTGAAAAGAAAAATAATGTGAAGTTCAATTTTATTTCAGTGGGAAGCGGTCAGGCGGTGAAAATTTTCAAAAATGGTGACGCTGATGGGATAATAATACATGAAAAGTCGTTTTTGAATGAGCTTAAAAAAGAGAAGCTGATAAATGGTTATACTGCGTTTGTTTCGAACTATTTTATACTTGTTGGGCCAAAAGATAAAAAAGATTTATTTAAAAAGGTAAAAAGTGTTCAAGAAGCTTTTGCACTGATAAGAAAAAATAACTTTAAATTTGTCTCGCGTGCAGACAACTCGGCAACTTATATAAGAGAGCTTGGGATATGGAAGTTAGCAAAGGTTCAGCCAGATTTTGGAGGCTATATAAAGTCAGGGCAGGGTATGGGAATGAGTCTAAATCTTGCAAATGAAAAGAAAGCTTTTATTCTCACAGATGAAGCAACCTTTTACAAGATGAAAGATAAATTAGAGAGCTTGGATGTAATTTATCAAAATCCGAAGGAGCAGGTGCTTACAAATATTTATTACTTTGCTTACTCACCTAAAAAAGCGGAGCTTTCTAAATTTGCTTCTTACTTAAAAAGCAAGGAATTTAAAAATCTTGTAAGTTCTTTTAACCAAAAATTCTTCAAAAAAGAAATCTACAGAATAGTAAAATGA
- a CDS encoding HesA/MoeB/ThiF family protein has translation MQKRYLKNLSALTEEGQRKLLSTTVAVVGVGGIGGFLIEGLARLGVKKIIAVDMDSFDETNLNRQIISNVNNLGKYKVFEAEKRVKEINPAVSFEPIKEKAYLENLDIFLMEASYIFDATDNIEIRKSLSKFAQKMGKILIHGGCAGWYAQIAIITKDTPGIEKLLGETNIEGAEKDLGNPIFAPMLTAALELSEFCKLISAQGENLIGKCMVVNLLTNEYRVFEF, from the coding sequence ATGCAAAAAAGATATTTAAAAAACTTGAGTGCCTTGACAGAAGAAGGGCAAAGAAAACTTCTTTCAACAACAGTTGCAGTTGTTGGAGTGGGTGGAATAGGTGGTTTTTTGATTGAAGGACTTGCGCGGCTTGGTGTGAAAAAGATTATAGCAGTTGATATGGACTCTTTTGATGAGACAAACTTAAACAGGCAGATAATTTCTAATGTAAACAACCTTGGAAAGTACAAAGTATTTGAAGCAGAGAAAAGAGTAAAAGAGATAAACCCTGCCGTTTCTTTTGAACCTATAAAGGAAAAGGCTTATTTAGAAAATCTTGATATATTTTTGATGGAAGCAAGTTATATATTTGATGCAACTGACAATATAGAAATAAGAAAGAGCCTTTCAAAGTTTGCACAAAAGATGGGGAAAATATTAATTCACGGCGGGTGTGCTGGCTGGTACGCCCAGATTGCCATCATCACAAAAGACACACCCGGGATAGAAAAGCTTTTGGGAGAGACAAATATTGAAGGTGCTGAAAAAGACCTTGGCAACCCAATTTTTGCACCAATGCTGACAGCAGCTTTAGAACTTTCTGAGTTTTGTAAGCTGATATCAGCTCAAGGTGAGAACTTAATCGGAAAGTGCATGGTTGTAAATCTTCTGACAAATGAATACAGAGTTTTTGAGTTTTAG
- a CDS encoding MoaD/ThiS family protein, giving the protein MKIGVEVNSFFGRYGSKIGKMEVEIDPNTNVEKLLENLNIPKDKVGFVIVNQKRVDFDYVLSENDSVYITPFATGG; this is encoded by the coding sequence ATGAAGATTGGAGTAGAGGTAAATAGTTTTTTTGGAAGGTACGGCAGCAAAATAGGGAAAATGGAAGTTGAGATTGACCCGAACACAAATGTAGAAAAGCTTCTTGAAAACTTAAACATTCCAAAAGACAAGGTTGGGTTTGTGATTGTCAATCAAAAAAGAGTTGACTTTGACTATGTATTGTCGGAAAATGATAGTGTGTATATAACTCCATTTGCAACTGGAGGCTAA
- a CDS encoding aldehyde ferredoxin oxidoreductase N-terminal domain-containing protein, with amino-acid sequence MIGKDFIRVLYIDLTNKKADIQERKDLYKYLGGAGVAAKLLEENMKKGVDPLHESQPIIISIGPLSTIFPVVTKAVATFISPHTGEYGESHAGGRLAMAIRNAGYDAIVITGKAQKPTYLVITDKNIEFKDARAMWGLDIEETGRVIREREPGPGKRSIIRIGKAGENLVTYSCVNVDTYRHFGRLGIGAVFGSKNLKAMMIMGEEDLPIANLKEYFKTYQEIYKKVTQTDAMAKYHELGTPMNIKVLNSISSLPTKNLLQSTFEHADDISGETFAEKNLVRKVSCVGCPIGCIHIGQFRREFDKGYEYESISVSYDHELIYALGSLLGIKTTDEVLQIIEEVELAGLDAITTGVVLAWATEALKKGLISREDTLADLEFGNTMEYVKAIDNIAERVNEFYYTIGKGLKEAVKKYGGEEFALLYGGNEMAGYHTGYAFALGQTVGARHSHLDNAGYSYDQSAKELKDDEIINYVINEEKERAVLTSLCICLFARKVYDRPTILKALNAVGINWTDDDLTRLANDVFFTKLKIKKELGYSLENYKFPKRIFETPTMWGKMDEERLNRLLKMYIERVEKEYEDWSRGK; translated from the coding sequence ATGATAGGCAAAGACTTTATAAGAGTGCTTTATATAGACCTTACAAACAAAAAAGCAGACATTCAAGAAAGGAAGGATCTTTATAAATACTTAGGCGGAGCAGGTGTTGCAGCAAAGCTTTTAGAGGAAAATATGAAAAAAGGTGTTGACCCTTTGCATGAAAGCCAGCCGATCATCATTTCAATCGGGCCTCTTTCAACAATCTTTCCTGTTGTGACAAAAGCTGTAGCAACCTTTATTTCACCTCACACAGGCGAATATGGTGAAAGCCATGCAGGTGGAAGACTTGCAATGGCTATAAGAAATGCAGGATATGATGCAATAGTTATAACAGGAAAAGCTCAAAAGCCCACATACCTTGTCATTACAGATAAAAATATTGAATTTAAAGATGCAAGAGCTATGTGGGGACTTGACATAGAAGAGACAGGAAGGGTTATAAGAGAAAGAGAGCCAGGTCCAGGAAAAAGAAGCATAATCAGAATTGGCAAGGCAGGGGAAAACCTTGTAACATACTCTTGTGTCAATGTTGACACCTACAGGCATTTTGGAAGGCTTGGGATTGGTGCGGTCTTTGGCAGCAAGAACCTCAAAGCTATGATGATAATGGGAGAAGAGGACTTGCCAATTGCCAACCTTAAAGAGTACTTTAAGACTTATCAGGAGATATACAAAAAAGTTACACAGACAGATGCGATGGCCAAGTATCACGAGCTTGGAACACCTATGAATATCAAAGTGCTAAATAGCATAAGTTCTCTTCCAACTAAGAATTTACTTCAGTCTACATTTGAGCATGCGGACGATATCTCAGGTGAGACATTTGCCGAAAAGAACTTGGTCAGAAAGGTTTCGTGTGTAGGCTGTCCCATTGGATGCATCCATATAGGACAGTTCAGACGCGAGTTTGACAAGGGATATGAGTATGAGTCCATTTCTGTCTCATATGACCATGAACTTATATACGCACTTGGAAGCCTTTTGGGGATAAAGACAACAGACGAGGTTTTGCAGATTATAGAAGAGGTTGAACTTGCAGGACTTGATGCTATAACAACAGGTGTTGTATTGGCATGGGCAACAGAAGCACTCAAAAAAGGGCTTATCTCAAGAGAAGACACTCTTGCTGACCTTGAGTTTGGCAACACCATGGAGTATGTTAAAGCAATTGATAATATTGCAGAAAGAGTCAACGAGTTTTACTACACAATTGGCAAAGGTTTGAAAGAAGCTGTGAAAAAATATGGTGGAGAAGAATTTGCACTTTTGTATGGTGGAAATGAGATGGCAGGATATCATACAGGCTATGCATTTGCGCTTGGTCAAACAGTTGGTGCAAGGCATTCTCATTTAGACAATGCAGGTTACTCTTATGACCAGAGTGCAAAAGAATTAAAAGATGATGAAATAATAAATTATGTAATTAATGAAGAAAAAGAAAGGGCAGTGCTCACATCACTATGCATATGTCTGTTTGCCCGAAAGGTGTATGACAGGCCAACCATCTTGAAAGCGTTAAATGCTGTTGGTATAAACTGGACAGACGATGACCTCACACGACTTGCGAATGATGTATTTTTCACAAAACTGAAAATCAAAAAAGAGCTTGGATATTCACTTGAAAATTATAAGTTTCCAAAGAGAATATTTGAAACACCGACAATGTGGGGTAAGATGGATGAAGAGAGGTTAAATAGGCTTTTGAAAATGTATATCGAGAGGGTGGAAAAGGAATATGAAGATTGGAGTAGAGGTAAATAG
- a CDS encoding 4Fe-4S binding protein, with product MPKVLRADNMNKCLGCFTCMLTCAAVNHNNHNLAKSSIKVKTRGGLQSKFAATICVACKEPACAEACPTNALVKRPGGGVKLIEEKCIACEKCVAACIVGSIHMDYDRKIPIVCKHCGACVRMCPHNCLSMEEVSE from the coding sequence TTGCCAAAGGTTCTTCGAGCTGATAACATGAACAAGTGCCTTGGATGCTTTACATGTATGCTTACATGTGCAGCGGTGAACCATAACAATCACAACCTTGCAAAAAGCTCAATAAAAGTTAAGACAAGAGGAGGACTTCAGAGCAAGTTCGCAGCAACAATTTGTGTTGCGTGCAAAGAGCCAGCGTGTGCAGAGGCTTGTCCTACAAATGCGCTTGTAAAAAGGCCTGGTGGCGGTGTTAAGCTAATCGAAGAAAAATGTATTGCATGCGAAAAGTGTGTAGCAGCATGCATAGTTGGCTCAATTCACATGGACTATGACAGGAAAATTCCAATTGTTTGCAAGCACTGTGGAGCATGTGTGAGAATGTGTCCACACAATTGTCTTTCAATGGAAGAGGTGAGTGAGTAA
- a CDS encoding fumarylacetoacetate hydrolase family protein, producing MKLGRFFYANKTFFGLVEGSSVKVLKSLDPLKISDQSYPIEELKILPPVKPSKIVCVGLNYKDHAKELGLELPESPVLFLKPPTCVIGHNDSIIYPQHMSSQVDYEGELAVVIKKECRNVKPQEADEYILGYTCANDVTARDLQPKNGQWTVAKSFDTFLPLGPIITDEIDPNNSPIKTYLNGKLVQNSNTSNFIFTVQELVSYISSIMTLKPFDVIITGTPSGIGSMKKGDVVEVEIEGIGKLINYVK from the coding sequence ATGAAGCTTGGAAGATTTTTTTATGCAAACAAAACATTTTTCGGACTTGTTGAAGGTAGCTCAGTGAAGGTTTTGAAAAGTCTTGACCCACTTAAAATAAGCGACCAATCTTATCCCATAGAGGAGTTGAAAATTTTGCCGCCTGTCAAGCCTTCAAAGATTGTATGTGTGGGTCTTAACTACAAAGACCATGCGAAAGAACTTGGACTTGAACTTCCAGAAAGTCCCGTGCTGTTCCTAAAACCTCCGACATGTGTGATTGGTCACAACGACAGTATAATTTATCCGCAGCACATGAGTAGCCAGGTGGACTATGAAGGAGAGCTTGCGGTGGTTATAAAAAAAGAGTGTCGCAATGTAAAACCACAAGAGGCAGATGAGTACATACTTGGCTACACGTGCGCAAATGATGTGACAGCAAGGGATCTTCAGCCAAAAAACGGTCAGTGGACTGTAGCAAAATCTTTTGATACTTTTTTGCCACTTGGTCCTATTATAACAGATGAAATTGACCCAAACAACAGTCCAATCAAAACTTATCTTAACGGCAAACTTGTTCAAAATTCCAATACAAGCAATTTCATCTTCACCGTGCAGGAGCTTGTAAGTTATATAAGCTCTATAATGACTTTAAAACCTTTTGATGTGATAATTACAGGAACACCTTCTGGCATTGGAAGTATGAAAAAAGGAGATGTTGTTGAAGTTGAAATTGAGGGGATTGGAAAGCTTATTAATTATGTAAAATAA
- a CDS encoding BofC C-terminal domain-containing protein: protein MKLYFKTATLTAIIIFLFIVSFAVGFTITLERGKVKSEKDIKGKNVTQIAYINKDIEGRIADNTLFVVRKYFKGCGHVIEEKKLVPKEYVGMSKQDFKNMFAEWEIDAFSSKYVVISRVFDGFCPNHFIISIKDGRVAIFYSQPVDGDTLKLITPISIENLPEQEVNDLKKGIVVNSFEDAIKIIEDFGS, encoded by the coding sequence ATGAAACTGTATTTTAAAACTGCCACGCTCACTGCTATTATTATTTTCCTGTTTATAGTGTCGTTTGCAGTGGGGTTTACTATAACATTAGAAAGAGGAAAAGTAAAGTCCGAAAAGGATATAAAAGGTAAGAATGTAACACAGATTGCATATATAAACAAGGATATAGAAGGCAGAATAGCTGATAATACTTTGTTTGTTGTAAGAAAATATTTTAAAGGATGTGGACACGTCATCGAAGAGAAAAAGTTAGTACCAAAAGAATATGTAGGGATGTCAAAACAGGACTTTAAAAATATGTTTGCAGAATGGGAAATAGATGCATTTAGCTCTAAGTATGTGGTGATAAGCCGAGTATTTGACGGCTTTTGTCCCAACCATTTTATAATTTCTATAAAAGACGGAAGAGTAGCTATATTTTATTCGCAACCTGTAGATGGTGATACTCTAAAGCTCATTACTCCAATTAGTATTGAGAACTTACCAGAACAAGAGGTCAATGATTTAAAAAAAGGAATCGTGGTCAACTCGTTTGAAGATGCAATAAAGATAATTGAGGATTTTGGAAGTTAA